A region from the Benincasa hispida cultivar B227 chromosome 12, ASM972705v1, whole genome shotgun sequence genome encodes:
- the LOC120068298 gene encoding O-fucosyltransferase 13-like isoform X2: protein MFYVSVKPFFSVLLVTLSLSLAVLLLSPPSSLFSGTSFSFTNERGYTDIWSVRRIVEWRPCKWWLQGHLPALPADSNGYIRVDCYGGLNQMRRDLCDGVGIARLLNATLVLPKFEVAAYWNESSGFADVFDVDHFISQMNGYVKVVKKLPPEFASKEPYHVDCSKRKGQFDYVESVLPSLLEHHYISITPAMSQRRDRYPQYAKAALCQACYNALRLAKSVEEKAKELLEAIPKPFLSLHLRFEPDMVAYSQCEYKGLSPASLEAIEATRGDRKPWTGELAGIWRKRGKCPLTPHETALILQALHIPTNTNIYLAAGDGLMELEGFTSIYTNVVTKSSFLTSDDFSSMHGNTKAALDYYVSINSDSYVATFFGNMDKMVAAMRAFNGKQKTLFLSRRAFAEFTYKGLKGKELHQALWKTHRDDFAMGRGSALSDCFCEFKL, encoded by the exons ATGTTTTATGTATCAGTGAAGCCATTTTTTAGCGTTCTTCTTGTCACTCTTTCTTTGTCCTTGGCGGTGCTTCTCTTGTCGCCGCCCTCTTCGCTTTTCTCCGGCACTTCGTTCTCATTTACTAATGAACG AGGCTACACGGATATATGGAGTGTTCGAAGGATAGTAGAGTGGAGGCCTTGCAAGTGGTGGCTTCAAGGCCACCTACCTG CTCTGCCCGCTGATAGCAATGGATATATACGCGTGGATTGCTATGGTGGGCTCAATCAGATGAGAAGAGAT TTGTGTGATGGAGTTGGCATCGCACGGCTGTTGAATGCAACCCTGGTTCTACCGAAGTTTGAAGTGGCTGCATATTGGAATGAATCGAG TGGTTTTGCAGATGTATTCGATGTTGACCATTTCATTAGTCAGATGAATGGTTATGTTAAAGTTGTTAAAAAGTTACCCCCAGAATTTGCGTCCAAAGAGCCGTATCATGTGGATTGTAGTAAACGCAAAGGACAATTTGATTATGTTGAAAGTGTCCTTCCGTCCCTATTGGAACATCATTATATCTCAATAACTCCAGCAATGAGCCAGAGAAGGGACAG GTATCCCCAGTATGCAAAAGCTGCCCTTTGTCAAGCTTGTTACAATGCTTTGCGCCTTGCTAAATCGGTGGAGGAAAAAGCCAAGGAGCTTCTAGAAGCCATACCAAaaccttttctctctcttcaccttcGTTTCGAGCCAGATATGGTGGCTTACAGCCAGTGTGAATATAAAGGGCTTTCTCCCGCTTCTCTGGAAGCAATCGAAGCGACTCGGGGAGATAGAAAACCATGGACTGGAGAGTTGGCTggaatatggagaaagaggGGGAAATGTCCTCTCACACCCCATGAGACAGCCCTCATACTTCAGGCGCTCCATATTCCAACTAACACAAACATTTACTTGGCTGCTGGTGATGGTTTGATGGAACTAGAAGGCTTTACATCAATTTATACCAATGTAGTAACTAAGTCTAGTTTCCTCACCAGCGACGATTTCTCAAGCATGCATGGGAACACAAAAGCCGCACTGGACTATTATGTGTCTATTAATAGTGATTCTTATGTAGCGACATTCTTTGGAAATATGGACAAGATGGTTGCAGCAATGCGAGCTTTCAACGGAAAGCAGAAGACATTGTTTTTAAGTAGACGAGCGTTTGCAGAGTTTACTTATAAGGGCTTGAAGGGGAAGGAGCTGCACCAAGCCTTGTGGAAGACTCATAGAGATGATTTTGCCATGGGTCGGGGATCTGCATTATCCGACTGTTTTTGTGAGTTCAAACTATGA
- the LOC120068298 gene encoding O-fucosyltransferase 13-like isoform X1, which yields MRRDLCDGVGIARLLNATLVLPKFEVAAYWNESSGFADVFDVDHFISQMNGYVKVVKKLPPEFASKEPYHVDCSKRKGQFDYVESVLPSLLEHHYISITPAMSQRRDRYPQYAKAALCQACYNALRLAKSVEEKAKELLEAIPKPFLSLHLRFEPDMVAYSQCEYKGLSPASLEAIEATRGDRKPWTGELAGIWRKRGKCPLTPHETALILQALHIPTNTNIYLAAGDGLMELEGFTSIYTNVVTKSSFLTSDDFSSMHGNTKAALDYYVSINSDSYVATFFGNMDKMVAAMRAFNGKQKTLFLSRRAFAEFTYKGLKGKELHQALWKTHRDDFAMGRGSALSDCFCEFKL from the exons ATGAGAAGAGAT TTGTGTGATGGAGTTGGCATCGCACGGCTGTTGAATGCAACCCTGGTTCTACCGAAGTTTGAAGTGGCTGCATATTGGAATGAATCGAG TGGTTTTGCAGATGTATTCGATGTTGACCATTTCATTAGTCAGATGAATGGTTATGTTAAAGTTGTTAAAAAGTTACCCCCAGAATTTGCGTCCAAAGAGCCGTATCATGTGGATTGTAGTAAACGCAAAGGACAATTTGATTATGTTGAAAGTGTCCTTCCGTCCCTATTGGAACATCATTATATCTCAATAACTCCAGCAATGAGCCAGAGAAGGGACAG GTATCCCCAGTATGCAAAAGCTGCCCTTTGTCAAGCTTGTTACAATGCTTTGCGCCTTGCTAAATCGGTGGAGGAAAAAGCCAAGGAGCTTCTAGAAGCCATACCAAaaccttttctctctcttcaccttcGTTTCGAGCCAGATATGGTGGCTTACAGCCAGTGTGAATATAAAGGGCTTTCTCCCGCTTCTCTGGAAGCAATCGAAGCGACTCGGGGAGATAGAAAACCATGGACTGGAGAGTTGGCTggaatatggagaaagaggGGGAAATGTCCTCTCACACCCCATGAGACAGCCCTCATACTTCAGGCGCTCCATATTCCAACTAACACAAACATTTACTTGGCTGCTGGTGATGGTTTGATGGAACTAGAAGGCTTTACATCAATTTATACCAATGTAGTAACTAAGTCTAGTTTCCTCACCAGCGACGATTTCTCAAGCATGCATGGGAACACAAAAGCCGCACTGGACTATTATGTGTCTATTAATAGTGATTCTTATGTAGCGACATTCTTTGGAAATATGGACAAGATGGTTGCAGCAATGCGAGCTTTCAACGGAAAGCAGAAGACATTGTTTTTAAGTAGACGAGCGTTTGCAGAGTTTACTTATAAGGGCTTGAAGGGGAAGGAGCTGCACCAAGCCTTGTGGAAGACTCATAGAGATGATTTTGCCATGGGTCGGGGATCTGCATTATCCGACTGTTTTTGTGAGTTCAAACTATGA